Proteins encoded within one genomic window of Anopheles gambiae chromosome 3, idAnoGambNW_F1_1, whole genome shotgun sequence:
- the LOC1280833 gene encoding uncharacterized protein LOC1280833 isoform X1: MATASSSASTSPPRIKVKKEICTDNDTIKELAETAMNDILGWYGYDSVDRLELAANNVLPSTSNITNATAALDEVDGEDEEDEEEGPGVRQKQSSPPARLSSSASSTAAALLKTKSKQSALIGSGHYLARDEPSTSSAVAGGSERRVQRDATSSGGRPGQSGSPPDPTRNGIVLHHQAHQQQQQQQLHHHHHHHHNASAGGESSTSEKDSSRESSKSPMLMKMLTDKQEQTCQWCRKVIPSHQTGILGTTEGMIFCTEACFSQSRRASFKRAKTCDWCRHVRHAVSYVDFQDGASQLQFCSDKCLNQYKMQIFCNETQAHLEMNPHLKEKSTSAGKVTGTPAQQDRFNVLLLILFLCVTILGTLITPELWMKNCKSCSISPVSDRSESVSPVPSLPVRSSPEPSPVLLRSPTPAKKPLISVAPASKLLSKSLQPSTLPTRPNPKSSRKRRTGHRPPAGTNVSMSSGKRSTATHQAEYGGAGGGGSGGASSSINNNNNVTIPNNNLLTGGGPGTVPQKPPPSVQDLRILQKKVHGSVVNLAPNDGPPLGAGYDGRDLTGGPLGPPPPPPPGGAVLNIPPQFLPPPLNLLRAPFFPLNPAQLRFPAGLPNLPNAQPPPAPPPPPPMGPPPSPLAGGPLGGPAGSRPPLPNLLGFGGAAPPVTILVPYPIIIPLPLPIPVPIPVIDFLKAALPKGESEKADEKRAEQKDEPCATDATAVMLVDSDETLGGEEAPPPDPPLEDDSDVPLDFTVGSQGKETERDAPTSSRNELWNELPVEPSSPVREPALPTYALSTIVAAETAGDPVPPMGEDEAHREPAESAKRLLPKFKITRLEAGGKMVLQEGVVEGGTKDETDMERERKEMVERSRPLRKRKRLVVQQHLHELAEEHELAERTNDGDGNTGEAQEYRSGGIELRSGNKSVSK, from the exons GAGCTGGCGGAAACGGCGATGAACGACATCCTCGGCTGGTACGGGTACGACAGTGTCGATCGTCTCGAGCTGGCCGCTAACAATGTGCTACCGTCCACCTCTAACATCACCAACGCCACCGCCGCACTGGACGAAGTAGATGGGGAGGACGAAGAAGACGAGGAGGAAGGTCCAGGTGTTCGACAGAAACAATCCAGCCCACCCGCTCGACTGTCATCCAGCGCATCgtccactgctgctgcactgctgAAGACAAAATCGAAACAATCGGCTCTCATCGGTAGTGGTCATTATCTGGCACGGGACGAACCCTCCACGTCGTCAGCAGTAGCAGGTGGCAGTGAGCGACGGGTGCAACGCGATGCAACGTCCAGCGGGGGCCGGCCAGGACAGTCCGGTTCGCCACCCGACCCAACACGGAACGGTATCGTCTTACATCATCAagcgcatcagcagcagcagcagcagcagctacatcatcatcatcatcaccatcataaTGCTTCGGCTGGCGGGGAAAGCTCCACCTCGGAGAAGGATAGCTCGCGGGAAAGCTCCAAGAGCCCGATGCTGATGAAAATGCTGACCGACAAGCAAG AGCAGACCTGCCAGTGGTGCCGTAAGGTGATACCGTCCCATCAGACCGGCATACTCGGCACGACCGAGGGCATGATCTTCTGTACCGAGGCGTGCTTTTCCCAGTCGCGCCGGGCGTCCTTCAAGCGGGCGAAAACGTGCGACTGGTGCCGGCACGTGCGCCACGCGGTCAGCTACGTCGACTTCCAGGACGGTGCCTCCCAGCTGCAGTTCTGCTCGGACAAGTGTCTCAACCAGTACAAGATGCAAATCTTCTGCAACGAAACGCAGGCCCATCTGGAGATGAATCCACACCTGAAGGAGAAGAGCACGTCGGCGGGTAAGGTTACCGGGACTCCGGCTCAGCAGGATCGTTTCAATGTTctgttattaattttatttttgtgtgtgacaaTTTTAGGAACTCTCATCACGCCCGAACTGTGGATGAAGAATTGCAAAAGCTGCTCAATATCGCCGGTGTCCGATCGGTCCGAGTCGGTATCGCCCGTACCCTCGCTGCCGGTACGCTCGTCACCGGAACCTTCGCCAGTGCTGCTGCGATCTCCAACGCCCGCCAAAAAGCCGCTCATATCGGTGGCACCCGCATCGAAGCTGCTGTCCAAATCGCTCCAGCCCAGCACGCTCCCGACCCGTCCCAATCCAAAGAGCTCCCGCAAGCGCCGTACCGGCCATAGACCACCGGCGGGCACGAATGTTTCGATGTCGTCCGGCAAGCGTTCAACAGCGACGCACCAGGCGGAATATGGTggtgctggcggtggtggtagtggtggtgctaGTAGCagcataaacaacaacaacaacgttaCCATCCCGAACAACAATCTACTAACCGGTGGCGGTCCTGGGACGGTCCCGCAAAAGCCACCGCCCAGTGTGCAGGATTTAAGAATTTTGCAAAAGAAGGTGCACGGCTCCGTCGTGAACCTGGCGCCAAACGATGGGCCCCCGCTCGGCGCCGGGTACGATGGGCGCGATCTCACCGGTGGTCCGCTTGGTCCACCGCCTCCACCGCCCCCGGGTGGAGCGGTGTTAAATATTCCACCCCAGTTCCTACCGCCACCGTTGAATCTGTTGCGTGCGCCCTTCTTCCCCCTCAACCCGGCCCAGCTCCGGTTCCCCGCGGGTCTTCCGAACCTACCGAATGCACAGCCTCcgccggcaccaccaccaccaccaccgatggGACCACCGCCGAGCCCACTGGCGGGTGGCCCTCTAGGCGGTCCTGCCGGTAGCCGACCACCCCTCCCGAACCTGCTCGGATTCGGTGGTGCCGCTCCACCCGTCACGATTCTCGTCCCGTATCCCATCATCATACCGCTACCGCTACCCATTCCCGTACCGATTCCTGTGATAGACTTCCTGAAAGCGGCCCTCCCGAAGGGAGAAAGTGAGAAGGCGGACGAGAAACGGGCGGAACAGAAGGACGAACCATGCGCGACGGACGCAACGGCGGTGATGCTGGTCGATAGTGACGAGACGTTGGGTGGTGAGGAGGCGCCGCCGCCGGACCCTCCGCTTGAGGATGATTCCGATGTGCCGCTCGATTTCACCGTGGGCAGCCAGGGAAAGGAGACGGAGCGAGACGCACCAACGAGCAGTCGAAATGAGCTGTGGAACGAACTGCCGGTAGAACCTTCCAGCCCGGTGCGCGAGCCAGCGCTGCCAACGTATGCACTCTCGACGATTGTGGCGGCTGAAACGGCGGGCGATCCTGTGCCACCGATGGGTGAAGATGAGGCACACCGCGAGCCCGCTGAGTCTGCCAAGCGATTATTGCCAAAGTTTAAAATCACCCGGCTGGAGGCGGGTGGAAAGATGGTGCTACAGGAGGGTGTTGTGGAGGGCGGCACAAAGGACGAGACGGACATGGAGCGCGAACGCAAGGAGATGGTGGAGCGCAGCAGGCCGTTGCGCAAGCGGAAGCGGCTCGTGGTGCAGCAGCATCTGCACGAGCTGGCGGAAGAGCACGAGCTGGCGGAGCGTACGAACGATGGGGATGGGAACACCGGGGAAGCGCAAGAGTACCGGAGCGGTGGCATTGAGCTGCGGTCGGGTAATAAAAGTGTAAGCAAGTAA
- the LOC1280834 gene encoding guanine nucleotide-binding protein subunit beta-like protein 1 yields MALLPPDPVFCLRSPETCSYYSLCFHTPEHLYAGTDKGTVQLWELNTNRTSYQLAVGSSPLLNLAHTSDALITQEKDGTVKLWALADAEYLLRHEISTEHVGFCRLAYDARTSTVIVPRDRAAISVLCGKTFSETMRLTPTADDEKALPYGTVMCFLPVELQSQRYLLAGYESGALVLWDCRTGRPVSSTTHYVTENADCVQTIDYDPVTNRGVCGGSADKLSVFSIDRNTHQLLPKSDIAIKNAGVHRVRIRKDLKVFASAGWDGRLRIFSWKSLRPLAVLTEHKGELLDVAYSEAKVTMWNAPVMAAAGKDGQISLWDLYK; encoded by the exons ATGGCCTTACTTCCACCGGATCCGGTGTTTTGCCTGCGCTCGCCGGAAACCTGCTCCTACTACTCGCTCTGCTTCCACACCCCGGAGCACCTGTACGCCGGCACGGACAAAGGAACCGTCCAGCTGTGGGAGCTAAAT ACGAACCGCACGTCCTACCAGCTCGCTGTCGGTTCTAGCCCGCTCCTGAACCTCGCCCACACCTCCGACGCACTGATCACGCAGGAAAAGGACGGCACGGTGAAGCTGTGGGCGCTGGCCGATGCCGAGTACCTGTTGCGCCACGAAATCTCCACCGAGCACGTCGGCTTCTGCCGGCTGGCGTACGACGCCCGCACGAGCACTGTGATAGTACCGCGCGACCGGGCCGCCATCAGTGTCCTGTGCGGCAAAACGTTCAGCGAAACGATGCGCCTCACACCGACGGCCGACGACGAGAAGGCGCTGCCGTACGGTACCGTCATGTGCTTCCTGCCGGTGGAGCTACAATCCCAGCGCTATCTGCTGGCCGGGTACGAGTCCGGTGCGCTGGTACTGTGGGACTGCCGGACCGGCCGGCCGGTCTCATCCACCACGCACTACGTCACAGAGAACGCGGACTGCGTGCAAACGATCGATTACGATCCCGTCACGAACCGGGGCGTGTGCGGCGGGTCCGCCGACAAGCTGTCCGTCTTTTCCATCGATCGCAACACGCACCAGCTGCTGCCGAAGAGCGACATTGCGATCAAGAATGCCGGCGTGCACCGGGTACGCATCCGGAAGGATCTGAAGGTGTTCGCCAGTGCCGGGTGGGATGGCCGGTTGCGCATCTTCTCGTGGAAGAGCTTGCGGCCACTGGCCGTACTGACCGAGCACAAGGGCGAACTGCTGGATGTGGCGTACTCGGAGGCGAAGGTGACGATGTGGAACGCACCGGTCATGGCGGCGGCCGGCAAAGACGGGCAGATCTCGCTCTGGGATTTGTACAAATGA
- the LOC1280835 gene encoding uncharacterized protein LOC1280835, translating into MYYLEQLRALVRRYLERRSPDPRIQHTFIVQSINRVGGMLGIDIFTPGYSSTNLLLRMVLLNTFTFFWINLYSLTTTYGNLVDFMYSFETLLYVGIACIKMYVFIKNKTLILQMHQYMIDFFDQFHGDREQDELLVGTLNNTTLLSSLFAVCSSSAPGLLFVGSLLWSIAVEYVLPFGFFIPTVGMDTLQGYTLNYGFQMLETTLMVIGIISSESAFFMFQQNACLQVDMLRLQLRRLSELSAANGDGSSTKEIRTRIQTIIQHHVEHLE; encoded by the coding sequence ATGTACTATCTCGAACAGCTCCGTGCGCTAGTGAGACGTTATCTCGAACGTCGCTCGCCAGATCCACGCATCCAGCATACGTTCATCGTGCAGAGCATTAACCGCGTCGGTGGTATGCTCGGTATCGACATCTTTACACCCGGCTATTCCTCCACCAATCTCCTGCTGCGGATGGTCCTGCTGAACACGTTCACCTTTTTCTGGATCAATCTCTACAGCCTGACCACCACCTACGGCAATCTGGTCGACTTCATGTACAGCTTCGAGACGCTGCTGTACGTGGGCATCGCCTGCATCAAGATGTACGTGTTCATCAAGAACAAAACGCTCATCCTGCAGATGCACCAGTACATGATCGACTTTTTCGACCAGTTTCACGGCGATCGGGAACAGGACGAGTTGCTGGTGGGAACACTAAACAACACGACCCTGCTGTCGTCACTGTTTGCGGTATGTTCCAGCTCCGCACCGGGCTTACTCTTTGTCGGCTCGCTGCTCTGGTCCATTGCGGTCGAGTATGTGCTGCCGTTCGGGTTCTTTATCCCTACGGTTGGCATGGATACGCTGCAGGGGTACACGCTCAACTATGGGTTTCAAATGCTCGAAACGACGCTCATGGTGATCGGCATCATCTCGAGCGAGAGTGCATTCTTTATGTTTCAGCAGAACGCGTGCCTGCAGGTGGACATGCTGCGGTTGCAGCTTAGACGGCTGAGCGAACTGAGTGCGGCTAACGGTGATGGGAGCAGCACGAAGGAGATACGAACCCGCATACAGACGATCATTCAGCATCATGTCGAGCATTTGGAGTAA
- the LOC1280833 gene encoding phosphatase and actin regulator 4B isoform X2, with the protein MATASSSASTSPPRIKVKKEICTDNDTIKELAETAMNDILGWYGYDSVDRLELAANNVLPSTSNITNATAALDEVDGEDEEDEEEGPGVRQKQSSPPARLSSSASSTAAALLKTKSKQSALIGSGHYLARDEPSTSSAVAGGSERRVQRDATSSGGRPGQSGSPPDPTRNGIVLHHQAHQQQQQQQLHHHHHHHHNASAGGESSTSEKDSSRESSKSPMLMKMLTDKQEQTCQWCRKVIPSHQTGILGTTEGMIFCTEACFSQSRRASFKRAKTCDWCRHVRHAVSYVDFQDGASQLQFCSDKCLNQYKMQIFCNETQAHLEMNPHLKEKSTSAGTLITPELWMKNCKSCSISPVSDRSESVSPVPSLPVRSSPEPSPVLLRSPTPAKKPLISVAPASKLLSKSLQPSTLPTRPNPKSSRKRRTGHRPPAGTNVSMSSGKRSTATHQAEYGGAGGGGSGGASSSINNNNNVTIPNNNLLTGGGPGTVPQKPPPSVQDLRILQKKVHGSVVNLAPNDGPPLGAGYDGRDLTGGPLGPPPPPPPGGAVLNIPPQFLPPPLNLLRAPFFPLNPAQLRFPAGLPNLPNAQPPPAPPPPPPMGPPPSPLAGGPLGGPAGSRPPLPNLLGFGGAAPPVTILVPYPIIIPLPLPIPVPIPVIDFLKAALPKGESEKADEKRAEQKDEPCATDATAVMLVDSDETLGGEEAPPPDPPLEDDSDVPLDFTVGSQGKETERDAPTSSRNELWNELPVEPSSPVREPALPTYALSTIVAAETAGDPVPPMGEDEAHREPAESAKRLLPKFKITRLEAGGKMVLQEGVVEGGTKDETDMERERKEMVERSRPLRKRKRLVVQQHLHELAEEHELAERTNDGDGNTGEAQEYRSGGIELRSGNKSVSK; encoded by the exons GAGCTGGCGGAAACGGCGATGAACGACATCCTCGGCTGGTACGGGTACGACAGTGTCGATCGTCTCGAGCTGGCCGCTAACAATGTGCTACCGTCCACCTCTAACATCACCAACGCCACCGCCGCACTGGACGAAGTAGATGGGGAGGACGAAGAAGACGAGGAGGAAGGTCCAGGTGTTCGACAGAAACAATCCAGCCCACCCGCTCGACTGTCATCCAGCGCATCgtccactgctgctgcactgctgAAGACAAAATCGAAACAATCGGCTCTCATCGGTAGTGGTCATTATCTGGCACGGGACGAACCCTCCACGTCGTCAGCAGTAGCAGGTGGCAGTGAGCGACGGGTGCAACGCGATGCAACGTCCAGCGGGGGCCGGCCAGGACAGTCCGGTTCGCCACCCGACCCAACACGGAACGGTATCGTCTTACATCATCAagcgcatcagcagcagcagcagcagcagctacatcatcatcatcatcaccatcataaTGCTTCGGCTGGCGGGGAAAGCTCCACCTCGGAGAAGGATAGCTCGCGGGAAAGCTCCAAGAGCCCGATGCTGATGAAAATGCTGACCGACAAGCAAG AGCAGACCTGCCAGTGGTGCCGTAAGGTGATACCGTCCCATCAGACCGGCATACTCGGCACGACCGAGGGCATGATCTTCTGTACCGAGGCGTGCTTTTCCCAGTCGCGCCGGGCGTCCTTCAAGCGGGCGAAAACGTGCGACTGGTGCCGGCACGTGCGCCACGCGGTCAGCTACGTCGACTTCCAGGACGGTGCCTCCCAGCTGCAGTTCTGCTCGGACAAGTGTCTCAACCAGTACAAGATGCAAATCTTCTGCAACGAAACGCAGGCCCATCTGGAGATGAATCCACACCTGAAGGAGAAGAGCACGTCGGCGG GAACTCTCATCACGCCCGAACTGTGGATGAAGAATTGCAAAAGCTGCTCAATATCGCCGGTGTCCGATCGGTCCGAGTCGGTATCGCCCGTACCCTCGCTGCCGGTACGCTCGTCACCGGAACCTTCGCCAGTGCTGCTGCGATCTCCAACGCCCGCCAAAAAGCCGCTCATATCGGTGGCACCCGCATCGAAGCTGCTGTCCAAATCGCTCCAGCCCAGCACGCTCCCGACCCGTCCCAATCCAAAGAGCTCCCGCAAGCGCCGTACCGGCCATAGACCACCGGCGGGCACGAATGTTTCGATGTCGTCCGGCAAGCGTTCAACAGCGACGCACCAGGCGGAATATGGTggtgctggcggtggtggtagtggtggtgctaGTAGCagcataaacaacaacaacaacgttaCCATCCCGAACAACAATCTACTAACCGGTGGCGGTCCTGGGACGGTCCCGCAAAAGCCACCGCCCAGTGTGCAGGATTTAAGAATTTTGCAAAAGAAGGTGCACGGCTCCGTCGTGAACCTGGCGCCAAACGATGGGCCCCCGCTCGGCGCCGGGTACGATGGGCGCGATCTCACCGGTGGTCCGCTTGGTCCACCGCCTCCACCGCCCCCGGGTGGAGCGGTGTTAAATATTCCACCCCAGTTCCTACCGCCACCGTTGAATCTGTTGCGTGCGCCCTTCTTCCCCCTCAACCCGGCCCAGCTCCGGTTCCCCGCGGGTCTTCCGAACCTACCGAATGCACAGCCTCcgccggcaccaccaccaccaccaccgatggGACCACCGCCGAGCCCACTGGCGGGTGGCCCTCTAGGCGGTCCTGCCGGTAGCCGACCACCCCTCCCGAACCTGCTCGGATTCGGTGGTGCCGCTCCACCCGTCACGATTCTCGTCCCGTATCCCATCATCATACCGCTACCGCTACCCATTCCCGTACCGATTCCTGTGATAGACTTCCTGAAAGCGGCCCTCCCGAAGGGAGAAAGTGAGAAGGCGGACGAGAAACGGGCGGAACAGAAGGACGAACCATGCGCGACGGACGCAACGGCGGTGATGCTGGTCGATAGTGACGAGACGTTGGGTGGTGAGGAGGCGCCGCCGCCGGACCCTCCGCTTGAGGATGATTCCGATGTGCCGCTCGATTTCACCGTGGGCAGCCAGGGAAAGGAGACGGAGCGAGACGCACCAACGAGCAGTCGAAATGAGCTGTGGAACGAACTGCCGGTAGAACCTTCCAGCCCGGTGCGCGAGCCAGCGCTGCCAACGTATGCACTCTCGACGATTGTGGCGGCTGAAACGGCGGGCGATCCTGTGCCACCGATGGGTGAAGATGAGGCACACCGCGAGCCCGCTGAGTCTGCCAAGCGATTATTGCCAAAGTTTAAAATCACCCGGCTGGAGGCGGGTGGAAAGATGGTGCTACAGGAGGGTGTTGTGGAGGGCGGCACAAAGGACGAGACGGACATGGAGCGCGAACGCAAGGAGATGGTGGAGCGCAGCAGGCCGTTGCGCAAGCGGAAGCGGCTCGTGGTGCAGCAGCATCTGCACGAGCTGGCGGAAGAGCACGAGCTGGCGGAGCGTACGAACGATGGGGATGGGAACACCGGGGAAGCGCAAGAGTACCGGAGCGGTGGCATTGAGCTGCGGTCGGGTAATAAAAGTGTAAGCAAGTAA